From Cricetulus griseus strain 17A/GY chromosome 1 unlocalized genomic scaffold, alternate assembly CriGri-PICRH-1.0 chr1_0, whole genome shotgun sequence, a single genomic window includes:
- the Ssmem1 gene encoding serine-rich single-pass membrane protein 1: MGDLLSLFWEVDPPPMPISFAIPSQDAECRKDESCGTIGSFLLWYFVIILILMLFSRASVWMSESKRDEDSGTSASVSRASKETSYKRQSKDGPWDSSQVMKKPKQNQLSTVTDSEVALVNAYLEQRGGRRHSQFHRVNQTQQDSDSTECDSEESNSGASSWKESESEHHPLPTSIKRRKPVSRPREVVENYQIRERPCLHCKAMRTNEWLTRHFPPSTSVTTPMKGEIQEENLTPSINTKLSKF; this comes from the exons ATGGGAGACCTTTTGTCTTTATTCTGGGAGGTGGACCCCCCTCCCATGCCCATCAGTTTTGCCATCCCGAGTCAGGATGCCGAGTGCCGGAAGGATGAGTCTTGTGGGACCATAGGCAGTTTCCTGCTTTGGTATTTTGTCATCATACTGATCCTCATGCTCTTCTCTCGGGCTTCCGTCTGG ATGTCTGAGAGCAAAAGGGATGAAGACAGTGGGACAAGTGCTTCAGTGAGTAGAG CAAGCAAAGAAACTTCCTATAAGCGACAAAGTAAAGATGGACCCTGGGACTCCTCACAAGTGATGAAGAAACCAAAGCAGAACCAACTTTCCACGGTAACTGACTCCGAAGTGGCTTTGGTGAATGCCTACCTGGAACAAAGAGGAGGTAGGCGCCATTCCCAGTTCCACCGGGTGAATCAGACCCAGCAAGACAGTGATAGCACTGAGTGTGATAGTGAGGAGTCTAACTCTGGAGCCTCCTCGTGGAAGGAGAGTGAAAGTGAACACCATCCATTGCCCACCAGTATCAAGAGGAGAAAACCAGTGTCAAGGCCAAGAGAGGTGGTAGAAAATTACCAAATCAGAGAAAGGCCCTGCCTGCACTGCAAAGCCATGAGAACCAACGAATGGTTGACACGCCACTTCCCACCAAGCACTTCAGTAACAACCCCCATGAAGGGAGAGATTCAAGAGGAGAATTTGACACCTAGCATCAACACAAAATTAAGTAAATTTTGA